TGAAATACAATTGCCTTTAAAATAACTAAACTTTCCTAGAAAAAGAGTATCTGCAAGTACCTATCTCGACTGCAAAGATAGAATGTACATGTTTCAACAAAGAACACCATCTAGTGCCTTCAGAAGGCCATATCAGGAACCTACTTATTCACTGCTATACTAACTCCCTACCTAGAAGAAATCCCTGCAGCTTCACCAATAACACCTGCAAAACAGTCCATATCTTGAGCAAATCTTCTGACTGACCCTTGGCCACCCCTGCAAGCCGCGTAAAGATTCGTCCACTTCACATCCTTAGACCTGAATAGTATTCTCCTTTTCTTCCCTCTTAAGAGGTGAAACTGGTAATGCCCCTTCATCCTCACCAAACCCTTTATTCCCAACTAACATCCTGACCTCCTTTTCACAACTACCCTTCTGTAAACTCTCGAAACCCTTATCATTCTTGTTCAACACATCCCAGAAAAAGTCTGTCATCACACTCTCGTAATTCGGCATCTTTGCATACCCAGGGAAATAGTTAATGTCAATAACAAGGTATCTATTTCCAACCCTGTTATCCctaatcaaatcaaaattaaagaGATACAATTTTGTAGCTCGTCTAAGCCCTCTTGCTATCTCCGTCAGAAAACTCAATGGGGGCAATTCAGCATCATCCAAATTCATCAACTTATAGTATTTATCATCATTTTTTTCACAAGTATTCAGATTTGAAACCTGCGAAAATGATAAATAACTCTCTAATTTCCCTAAATTCTCCTCCATCACATCAGGCAACGACTTCCTCTTCACACACTTCACATAATCACCAACCACATAAACCTTAAAAATCACAGCCCCATGATTCACAAACTCCTGCAACACTATAGGCGGTTTCAATTTACTCAACCCATCTTTATTAAACACCAACAACATCTTATGCGATTTCGCACTTCCATCAGCCACCAACGGTTTCGCAATCACCGGAAacttcaatccctcactctccaAATAACTCGCCGACACTATTTTCGCATCGTACACAACAGTCTGTTTAGGAATCCCAAACGACGTCGTTTCACACTTGATTTCAAGCTCAGTAGCCACCTGAAGCATCGAAATCCGATTATGCAACCGCTCAATCGCTTCAAGCGAATCAATAATCAACACATGAGGATATTTCAAAGCATACTCCTCCAATTGCCTCTTCCAATCCTCACCATACAGCTTATGAAGAACACAATCGAACGGTCCCTGTTCAATCAAAGGCTTATCCATATCGATCTTAACAAGATCGATTCCTCTTTCCTTCGCGAGGTTAACAAGCGATACCTGTATGAAACTCGCTTGTTTCTTCGGTGCCAAAGCGTAACCTACTCCAAATCTCCTCATTCTCTCCGCCATTGATAAACACACAAacacaaatcaaaatcaaaaattaaaaattaaaaaaaatcactcaAATTTTGCACCGATTCAATGTAtcaattcaacaaaaaaatcaCATTTACACCGATTTGGAACCCTAATTTGATGATTTTTAAGCTAGGGTTTTCGATATGATCGAGATGCATACGTTATAATGTGTGTGTTGTCACTATTTTGTGAATTTGAGGAAATGAAGAGAAACGAGAAGAGAAGACAAATGTACATGAGGTGGGAGTATATATAGGGTTTTTTAAGGGGTGGGGGGTAGTTAGGGTTTTGATAAAGTAACTCGGGTTGAGTTAAGGGGTGTTGACGTGGCGATTAtcgtaaaaatatttttaatttatttttcgttatattttaattgatcaattgattttattgatgagattttTGTAATTCGCTTACCTATTTTTATTTCCACTAGCTATaccatttttctaaaaaaggaaaagtttttttttttgtatccaTCGTTAAGGGTCCTTTGATTCAAAATGGGGATATTCTAGAATTATTATCTTGAAATTATAATTAAGATTAGAATTTGATAATAGATTTTATCTTCACAAATAATATTGATTTTAGTTAATATTTCCTATCAAATATggaataaatttaattttaaaatctatATGGCAATAACCCACCAAATACATTGAAAATTAGCAAATtatcttgtattttattttgatcttaaccaaaattcaacatgaaattgatgaatttacgtgttaaaataaattcaaaaaaggTGCAAATTTACCATTATAATTTGGATTATACATGTGCAAGAAATTCAACACAAACACACATATTATACTTGGTTATGAACAATGTTCAAGCTATATATTAAGATCAAGAGCAAATACGATACAATTTGTTAACTATAATTGTATAAATGACTACTCGTTTATAATTGAAGATAAAAGATaactaaataatttaatttgattaatgTCTTATAACTTAAAAGGGGAGCTTCAGAACtataacaaaattatttttgtatgatttacaaatcataaattcaaaatgtgaaaatatgtgtcaaaataAACTACATATATCATGCTCCTAAAGGATATATCCTTCTTCTGAACTctatataaacataaaatatttgataatttttttttaaatatctaacaacttgaaattttgttgactttATGATCTTGGAATAATAGTTCAATGCACAATGTCTAATCTTTGTCCAAAAAAGATATTACTTATTAGTCACCTCAACCACCCATTGAATAATTATTCTAATTTTGAATCCATTCAAATATTGGATTCCTTGAGGATAGACTAGCTATGGAACATAATGAATGTTTTGAGTAATTAATCATTCTCCTACCAAGAATAATGTGATGATGGTGACCTCTTTGGATTAGAAGGAAGTGGGAAGGTTGGATTAAACAATTGAGTATAGTTGCATGGGTCAAAAGAGAGTATAGAAAAAGGGGATATGTTTTAGTGGAAaatagaataagaataataaatgGAAATTGGGAAAAGATTAGATTATGCAATTGGTTCATTGATATTTGTCTTTTTTAGTGCTTCTTTTATGATATAGACTTGTGAAACCTAACTTTGGAAGCCATGTGGATTGATGGGCCATCATGATgtaataatttggaaaatatcTTAGTGCGCAACTTTTTTATAATAGCGTGGTTAATTCACATATTTTTTTCAAGGAGTAACTATTTTATTAGATGTACTTCCATATCATATATACTAAttctatctattttttaaaataattacatatattatcattaattaaaggttttttatCATATATTGAGGAAAATATACttagatacatatatttttacttaCAGATACACTAAAAATAAGAAGAGAGGCGAGCGAAATAGTTATGTATTATGGATATATGCGAATTATACTAAATATActctagatacatgtatatgtatgtatctggtgtgattcgcatgtatctgaaACATCAGATACATATAAGAGTGGCGAGCGAAATTTATCTATGTACtccagatacatgtgaatctACTTGATACGGTGTATTTAGAATAAATAACATCTAATTTTAACCTTATATATTgcgagatacatgtatctagacATATCTAGACGCACCAAAATCTGGTAAGATTTGTA
The genomic region above belongs to Solanum dulcamara chromosome 5, daSolDulc1.2, whole genome shotgun sequence and contains:
- the LOC129888772 gene encoding inositol-tetrakisphosphate 1-kinase 1-like; translation: MAERMRRFGVGYALAPKKQASFIQVSLVNLAKERGIDLVKIDMDKPLIEQGPFDCVLHKLYGEDWKRQLEEYALKYPHVLIIDSLEAIERLHNRISMLQVATELEIKCETTSFGIPKQTVVYDAKIVSASYLESEGLKFPVIAKPLVADGSAKSHKMLLVFNKDGLSKLKPPIVLQEFVNHGAVIFKVYVVGDYVKCVKRKSLPDVMEENLGKLESYLSFSQVSNLNTCEKNDDKYYKLMNLDDAELPPLSFLTEIARGLRRATKLYLFNFDLIRDNRVGNRYLVIDINYFPGYAKMPNYESVMTDFFWDVLNKNDKGFESLQKGSCEKEVRMLVGNKGFGEDEGALPVSPLKREEKENTIQV